Genomic window (Microcaecilia unicolor chromosome 8, aMicUni1.1, whole genome shotgun sequence):
CCTGAGCGTGCCCTGTGCTAGTGgtttttaactactactactacgtaacCTGCGTTAAGCACATATTAGTccataccgcagcttagtaaaaggacccctgaaaaaggcttatatttatttattaggatttatttaccgccattttgaaggaattcactcaaggcgatgtacagtaagaatactactactactatttaacatttctaaagcgctacaattcaacatagaaggacagtccctactcaaagagcttacaatctaaaggacaaatgtacagttagtcaagtaggggcagtctagatttcctgaaaggtatagaggttaggtgccgaaagcaacattgaaggggtgggctttgagtaagaatttgaagatgggtagggagggggcttggcgtaggggctcacgaagtttattccaagcatagggtgaggcgaggcagaatgggcggagcctggagttggcagtggtggagaagggtactgagaggagggattagatcaaacatgagcaataggcaattacaacagtaaaaatattcaagtaacaatacaaaatatggcatggtatactacttgcaatgacaacacaataagtaatagaacattataattggtagggTGCATATATCTTCCAAGGCAGGATGAAGGGGAAGCTGGTTTTCCTTTTATGGGATTCTTGCTTCATTCTGAAGTAGATTAGCAtatttctcctactaacctacaaatgcacgcaatctgcagcccctcaatacctctctaccctcatctccccctacactcctacccgtaacctccgctcacaggacaaatccctcctctcagtacccttctccaccactgccaactccaggctccgccctttctgcctcacctcaccccatgcttggaataaactccctgagcccatacgccaagccccctccatgcccgtcttcaaatccttgctcaaagcccacctcttcaatgtcgccttcggcacctaaagccgcattgagcctgccatgagtgggaaagcgcggggtacaaatgtaacaaaaataataataaatacctccattcatgaaatctagactgcccaatttgattgactgcacttttgtcctttagattgtaagctcctttgagcagggactgtccttctttgttaaattgtgcagcgctgcgtaacccgggtagcgctttagaaatgttaagtagtagtagtagtagtagtacttgtttcATTCTGAAGTAGATTAACACATTTCTgtgtgtgatttttatttatttatttattcagctaTTTCATTGggatgggcaaccttggtcctcgagtaCTGCAACCTAGttcagttttcaggatttcctcaatacatatgcatgagatttgtttGCATACAATACATACAATTGTTTTAAAGATGTATGTATCACCAAAATATACACCAATTTGCAAAATAACCAGTTTGTAAGATGAGAATTTTGACTGTAGGATGCGGACTTTGGTTccgggggaactgaggaactgagttcgattcccagcacaggcagctccttgtgactctgggcaagtcacttaaccctccattgcctgccgcattgagcctaccatgagtgggaaagtgcggggtacaaatgtaacaaaaaaaaaaaaaaaatttttttctcaaTTTTGATATGATAGAATATAAAAAGTATGTACAGTCATAATGATATAGAGTTTTATTTTATCTCACATTGATAGTCGTTATTGTTTCTTTTTTAGGTATTTCAGCGCCAGTTGTTTACTTTGTGGACTACGCTTCCAACTGTATATACCTTGAAGATATTGTAGGATCTGCTACTGTCCGGGATCACATCATTTCCATTCAGCAAGCTGAAAGGGATATGGAAAAACTCTATCCCTTGGCAGAGAAAATAGGTCAGGTACTTGCACGAATGCACGATGAGGACGTTATTCACGGAGATCTCACTACTTCCAACATGCTGTTACGCTCCTCAGCAGAAGAGCTGAACCTGGTATTGATAGACTTTGGACTGAGTTTTATCTCTGCTCTTCCTGAAGATAAAGGTGTTGATCTGTATGTCCTGGAGAAAGCCTTTCTGAGTACCCATCCAAACACAGAGAAAGTTTTTGCTTCGCTCCTGAAAAGTTACTCAGCTGCATCTAAAAAATCAAGTGCCGTCATTAAAAAACTCGATGAAGTACGTTTGAGGGGGAGAAAAAGATTAATGATTGGGTAGAAAAATGGGCAGACTTGGAAGGGGGGATATTGCAAGAGGATatgctttggggctcattttcaaagcacttacagtTACAAAGTTCAGTAGGCTactagtaactttgtaagtctaagtgctttgaaaatactcctcttTGCATCCTTCATATTATATTGATATagtccagtgatggcgaacctttcagagaccgagtgcccaaacagcaacccaaaatctaattatttattgcaaagtgccattccctctcccccttccccctgcctcccagttccacagggtcccctctccctcccagttccagggccagggtcccccctcccctctctcccagttccagggttgtcgtgggaggaaccagaatgCTGCTCATTCAATGACTCTCTCCTATCAGCATTTTCCTACTACTGTGGTAGCCAATCTTTGTGCCCCACAAACGGAACGGTGTTTTATTTAATCCTGCAGTGCTGTCATAGTGAAAACACACCAGCAACCCTACATGGAGGCTGGTCTGACAAGGAAAACCAATGACGTCAAAGACAAAAGCTTTTCCAGAGCAGCCAGCCCTCCCTTCGTCCGAGTACCAGGGTCCCCCTCTGAAATttaagtcatacctggtcggggttaaggcggcgttggcggcagcagcagtgaaaagcgtgctgtctcggtgcgccttcagccttcccttctgtctcgcaAGCTCTGtggtcccacctttgcggaaacaggaaatgagggtgggaccagagcttgagagacagaagggaaggctgaaggcgcgccgagtcagcacgcttttcactactgctgctgctgccaacgccgccttaaccctgaccaggtatgacttttattcggaggtgagccctggtgctcggagggtggggcggctggaactggctgaggcgacggcgcgcgtgccaacagagagggctctgcgtgccctctctggcacgcgtgccataggttcgccatcactgacatAGTCCTTTTGAACATCGCAGGAATTTCCAGTCTTTTAAGTTTTTGTGGTTCTGTTGATGCTGTTTAGGTGAAACTGCTGCCCTAGAAATATTCCTTGACTGTGCAGTCTGAATGTACATCCATTTGGTTCTGTCAGTAGGTGTTAAATAACTACTTATTATTAGATTTGATTGCATTAAATCATCAACTACAGCATGCACATAATACTGGATGATACAGAAACCTTCATCTTTTGCATAACTCTGCAAATACCAACAGAATAATGCACCAAAAGCATCATTGTGCCATAAATATCCGCTTAATTTACTTTGGGCTGTAAAATCCCtgccattttttaattttgtggaGACGATAAAAATCACCATAAACTCACCTTATAATGAAAGAATCTTTATATATGATGCAAATGGTTGATAAAGTTTCCTCTCTCTGTATATAATCATTGGTCTCCGCTCAAGTCTGCcctaccttttctttcttttttgtctttttctttccaTTTAAAACTTAAACTGAGTTGGATAAATCATTTTTCTTAAAGCAGTGTTTCTCAGGTTGGTCTTGGAGTGTCCCCTAGCTAGTCCATTTTCAGGGTAAccaaacaatgaatatgcattagatttcACTGTCTGTAAGCACTTAAACCCACTACTGTCTTTGTTTTTGGAATATTACTTCTTTATTGGAGTATTTTAGCGTGGCAGTTTGCCAGCTCTGCAAAATGGTGAAAAACGATAGTGGACTATCAGAGCTGATGAAATGCTGATTTAAAATGCTTTTGCAAGATGTATGTAATGTTTGGAACTCAAGGCCTGTGTTGTgtttaaggggtatgtttaccaaggcgcgttagcatttttagtgtgcctttaaagttaaagcacattaaacgctaatgcgccaatacgttcctatgggtgcattagccattaacacgcattaaaaacgctaacgtgcgtatagcgcaccttaataaacacaGCTGTAAGTGTTTTATGATGAATGCTTTAGTCACCTCAACATAAGTTTTAAAcgcaaaaaaagaaaggagaagcaAGCAAAATTGCACTGGAGACCAAGCATCATACAAAaagaaacagcagcagtgattttagagcccaaaataaaataaatgatatttACGGGACAGGCGTCCTTACAAGTACCAAAGAGTTTCATTACTCACATTGTTGTTGGTGTTTCCATACCAAAATATATACACAGAGTGTGAAAGGAAAGTTTGacaaaataaaagcaacaaatgTGTAGGTCTCTATTTACAAATGTTCCATAGCCTTATTGTGTTTTACCACTTGCTGCATCGTATCTAGTGGGGTCTGAACtaactgttagtaaatgacccttTGCCTTTACCATGTGCTAGTTAACAGGGCCTCATGGAATCTTGAACGATCTCAATAAGGGTTCCAGAGTTATGCCACACTAACTCAGTTTTCCTTTGAAAGGCAATCTGTTTGTTATGgagaaatagtaacatagtagatgatggcagaaaaacacctgcaaggtccatccagtctgcccaacaagacaaactcatatttgctgctttttgtgtataccctaccttgatttgtacctgtcctcttcagggcacagaccgtataagtctgcccagcactatccccgcctcccaaccaccagtcctgcctcccaccatcggctctggcacagactgtataagtctgcccagcactatccccgcctcccaaccaccatccccgcctcccaccaccggctctgccacccacctTTTCTGTTCACTCACATTTTCTCTGTCTTAAAGATTTATATCATATTTCAGTTTTGAAATTAAGATTCTGATTTTACAAACATTTTGCTCTTTTGTGTGTCAATGGTATAACAAGGAGAGTAGAGACAATGTGGCTAGAGTGGAATGGATGAATGCTGTATTCATTTTGCCACATAAAGTTGTAAGGTTGCTGTGGTTTTGTAGATTTTCTGCTTCAAATGTGTGTGTCTATATGTATGTGTTTATCTATATCTAGGTAgctgtgtatatatattttaatattcggaacagcattttagaaaggatgcccCAAGACGAGATGTCTGACTCTACTAGTatcttagaacaggatctgccggcATAGAacctattttaaaatatgtggtgAAATGGATGTTTGTGCTGGTGATGTGCAgcttgaacatccattttagaaaactagatctataaaaaaaaaaaaaaatcaatggagCAACACAGGAACGTAAGCGTCTGTGGTAGCATATGAATATCAGAGGTCAGTATTGCTAGCCAGTTTTGCTTTCGGGGGTTGGGGAGGGACACCAACAACTGGGGGATGAAGTAAGTGACCTCCCCTAATCTTTCCAGTGCAGTGCTTTAAAGTAgcagcacttttctgaaacctcaGCATCCTGGGCAGCAGGTCTAACTCCCGACGTTCGTTTCCCTTCTGAATACAAACATCTATTTTTaatataagaatataagtgttgccatactcggatagactgaaggtccatcaagcccagtattttgTTTCCAACCTTGGCCAacccaagttacaagtacctggcaagatcccaaaacagtaaaatagattttatgctgcttatcctagaaataaagcagtggatttttcttataggaagctattcaaacctttttaaaaccctgctaagctaatgacttatcacattctctggcaaagaattccagagtttaattacacgttgagtgaagaaatatgtcctctgatttgttttaaatttactacttaatagcttcattgcgtgccccctagtcctggtattctcggaaagagtaaacaatcaattcacgtctacccattacaTTCCTCTcagtttatagacctctatcatatctcccctcagccatctcttctccaagctgaagagccctaggcactttagcctttcctcatagggaagtcatcttatgccctttatcattttcgtcacccttctccgcacattttctaattccactgtatcttttttgagatgcagtgaccagaattgcacacagtattcgagttgcggtcacaccatggagcgatacaaaggcattataatgtcatcatttttgttttccattcctttcctaataatacctaacattctatttgctttcttagccgccaccgccacacactgaacagagggtttcaacgtatcatcaacgatgacacctagattcctttcctggttggtgactcctaatgtggaatcttgcatcatcgtggctataatttggatttctctttcccacatgcatcactttgcactttctcacattaaacgtcatctgccatttggatgcccagtctcgtaaggtcctctttgcaatttttcagaatcctcctgcgatttaacaactttgaataactttgtgtcatcagcaactcAATTTTATTGTTCTTATTATTTAGTCCTGCCCAAACCACACCCAGACCATTCCACCTTGCCATTTGGACGTTCTTTAGTTTTACATATCTGTATCCCAGCTTTTAAAATCAGAACACAGATGTCTAAGCACTATAAACATCTATGCGCCGACTATGGACATCCAAAACATGAGtagtgctttaaaaataagcaCCTTAGAAGCCAAATGCATGTTGTACTCTGACAATGTTTACCACTCAGACTGTCGCACTGTCTTGCAATGAATGTTCTTTAAAGGTTCTGTTTTAAACATGTCACtttttctcataagtacatatgtaatgccacactgggaaaagaccaagggtccatcgagcccagcatcctgtccacgacagcggccaatccaggccaagggcacctgatgagcttcccaaatgtacaaacattctatacatgttattcctggaattgtggatttttcccaagtccattcagtagtggtttatgaacttgtcctttaggaaaccgtctaaccccttttttaaactccgctaagctaaccgccttcaccacgttctccggcaatgaattccagagcttaattatgtgttggatgaagaaaaatcttctccgatttgttttaaatttactaaactgtagtttcatcgcatgccccctagtcctagtatttttggaaagcgtgaacagacgcttcacatccacctgttccactccgctcattattttatatacctctcctGTGCTGTTTTAAAAGTTGTGTGTACGATAACAGTCAAGTGTGGCTTCTGAGTGAGTTTCTGTGCTAGCAGGCAATGTGTTTTTAATTTAAACTTTTTACCTGCTGAAGGACTCTGGATGTTCCCATGGCATTTGGCACTTAGTAATTTGCAACCCCATGTGCTTCGTATGCTGATGGATGGGGTTGCAAGACCCTCTCATATCCATCAGACATGCCTCCATCATTAATCCTTCTAGCATCTCCAGAGATTGGCCCATAACGAAACAGATCAACTCTTGGCTTGCTGTTTTAAGAGTAAAGGAAGTGATGCTAATTCTGTTTATATTAAAATGTGTTGAGAAATACAGTGTGATGCTAGCAAGAATCTCTTTGTTGAGACAAAAGTTCCAgatcgttgttttttttttttttgttgaaccaAAATGTCCAAGAATAACACGGTGACCCTTCCACAGAAGAATAAGAAGTAATTGTAGATTTCTAACTACTGCAAGCATAAGAATGTAATTATTTCACAAAAGCACTAGCTGGAGGATACAATattctttttgtctttttgaGAAAGTTTGACTGTGTATGGAAGAAACTTTCCACAGCTACACATGCTTAGCTAAAGTGATGGGTTCTGTGTTTCTTGGTACCCCAGCAGTGTATTTCAATGATCTCAGAGAGTCCTGTCCTGGTTCCTAATGAAATATTACATTTCTAACAGGGGCAGGCTCAACCACTAGGTAGGATTAGGTGGTTGCCTAGAACAACAgcttctgggggggaggggggtaccaAAGAGCAACTACACTGCCCTGAAAAGCTGAAACACACTAACTGTTGAGAATGCAGCTATGAGAAAAGttcaaaaaaacatttctttgacTATATTCTAACTAAACGCactaccatttgtaattctgttacccggaaatgacaaccgtcattacggcaaatgtaagccacattagtacataagtacataagtagtgccatactgggaaagaccaaaggtccatctagcccagcatcctgtcaccgacagtggccaatccaggtcaagggcacctggcacgctccccaaacgtaaaaacattccagacaagttatacctaaaaatgaggaatttttccagtccatttaatagcggtctatggacttgtcctttaggaatctatctaacccctttttaaactccgtcaagctaaccgcccgtaccacgttctccggcaatgaattccagagtctaattacacgttgggtgaagaaaaattttctccgattcgttttaaatttaccacactgtagcttcaactcatgccctctagtcctagtatttttggatagcgtgaacagtcgcttcacatccacccgatccattccactcattattttatacacttctatcatatctcctgcaaattggtgggaaaatgcgggatacaaatgctacaaataataaataaatattcccgtGATGTAAGTCTTGACCAAAGCAATACTGTGTTCTGGCTTAACATATCTTCCAGTTAGCaagagctgctgtgttctggattTGCTACAGACTTGAAAATACATCCAAATGTTAAATGGTTTCCATATTAAGAAATGCACAGTAGCTACAGGACATCTGGTGAGTTAGCTTAGTTTTGATAAAAATTTGAGTACTATGTTCAGACTTTTTAGGACAGTAcagtcaaagaaaaaaaacaaaaaacagatatGACAACTACACAAACTTAAAGAAAAACTGGGTATTTTTACCGGCAGATAGGCAGTTCTCAAATAGCCTGTTTACCCAAGCTATTCTGTGATGGGTGATGGCATGATCATGAACAGAAGGCCAAAGCTTTGCCTAGAGTCGGAGTTCCCAAACCTTTTTGGTTCACGGCACCCTTccccagccacatgggtctccgtggcaccccccacatgggtctccctttccctgcagccccctcctcacaCCAACACACCTCTCTTccctaaatccagcatcgctcgctaccttccttcctgcgaGGGCCTGActtggcagagggaagtccctgcagtgcctgtgtgaatcgcagacagcctgaaaatgtaagctgcaagcactgcagcgatggcgggggaagaagcaggaagcagcagatGCTGGACCAgcaggaggggaaagtagggagtgaTGCGCTGTGGCACCCCTGAGATTTTGCTGCGAGCTTAGAGTATGTAAAGCCTTGTATTGGTCCTAGATTTCAAAGAGCAGTTCTGGGCTGTAGGCATTGGAAAATTTGGAAGCTGTATTCCCTTTTGACACCTTAGCCATGTTGTAGAAATTAGTACTAGAGATGGACCAAATTGTGGTTTTGGCTTTGGCACCTTGGTGGTCTGGTGGTCTAATTGGGCAGAAGCGATCCCCAGTGACTCCTGTCCTGTCCCTGCCAGCTctgctgtcaaaatggctgccaagacaatATACCTGTGATTGAGGTTACACTAGAAACGAAcatttctttgtatggtgagttttatggggaaatgtcctagctcggctctgcatccactgttgggggAGGGCCAGGTGGCGctgtggatgcagaatgtatTTGGAGGAAGCATATGGGTGTTGGGGGACtatggcaccgggggggggggggtggctgaagAGTGCAGTCTCTTGTTGAGCTGTATTCAATTCATTTGTTCCCCGAATACATTCATGGCCGGCAGAACACGGTAAGCAGGATATACACGGCAGGGGCTGACAACATTTTGGGGGTGCCAGAAACAGCGAACGCTGCACGTtatgtcttccccttctctccaaccccctcccccgaaTCTGGTGTCTTCATCACCTGCCCGGTTtaacttaaaaatgttttttttttttttctaaacaaagGGTTTCTGGTTCGGGGGCGATTCAAACGTGCTGCCTTTGGCCTTCTCGGCACTCTCCCTCTGccgcagggttgccaggtggaaaatttttttcccacccaaaccagcctaaatccagcccaaaacctgcccaaactcaaacccccgcccctgacacccccacccccgcgtcatcaccccgcccccgccgtcatcaaccccgcccataacgtcactaaccctgccccccgcggccgaaaaaaccgcctaaaaaccgcccaaaagacaaaaaagaagcccaaaaaaccgcaacccgccgcgggcaaaaatttcccgcggcgggtcgcggaaaaccgcccacctggcaacactgccgccGCAGTccgcccaggcagaaacaggaagttcttcCATCAGAGGTGGGGCGGACCGCAGCAGAGGCAGAGTGCTGAGGAGGCTGAAGACAGTATGTTTGAATCATTCCTGCATCGGAAACCctctgtttagaaaaaaaaaaacaacatttttaaatTAGACCGGGCAGGTGAGGGAGATGCTACAGAACACCTGCTAAGGTGCAGATAATAGGCAAATGTCCTTTAGCACTTTGGATTAGATTGAATTGAATTTATTTTTAACCCTTTAGGGGCGGGGAGGGAGAAGagtgaaatgggggagggggcaccagaCTCCCCAGCACtggccctgaatacattattcatatttggatgaatagtgatttaaatttgaatacaaataatcctgggctctactgtgctaaatcctatttAAATAAACACTTGAGCTCTGATTTCATGCTGCTTCTTTTATTGTTTGTTATGTTAAAGTTCAATGCCCATTGttcatatttggctgaatagtaaaatatgctatttggtacagctctagtaGTCATTCTTCCCCTAGCCTGCACTgttaccctcattgaagttatttgGAGTGGGGTAGGATGG
Coding sequences:
- the TP53RK gene encoding EKC/KEOPS complex subunit TP53RK encodes the protein MAEESSRRLSGLELLKQGAEARVYRGRFLGRAAVVKERFPKGYRHPVLDEKLTHRRTAQEVRSILRCRRAGISAPVVYFVDYASNCIYLEDIVGSATVRDHIISIQQAERDMEKLYPLAEKIGQVLARMHDEDVIHGDLTTSNMLLRSSAEELNLVLIDFGLSFISALPEDKGVDLYVLEKAFLSTHPNTEKVFASLLKSYSAASKKSSAVIKKLDEVRLRGRKRLMIG